DNA sequence from the Daphnia carinata strain CSIRO-1 chromosome 8, CSIRO_AGI_Dcar_HiC_V3, whole genome shotgun sequence genome:
agtttcaatatctacattcaaacagcatcaaatatacgtgtattcaatgtgaatatagtgttatacaatgagtttcaatatctacattcaaacagcatcaaatatacgtgtattcaatgtgaatatagtatgatacaatcagtttcaatatctacattcaaacagtatcaaatatacgtgtattcaatgtgaataaaatgtgatagaatgagtttcaatatctacattcaaacagtatcaaatatacgtgtattcaatgtgaatatagtatgatagagtgagtttcaatatctacattcaaacagcatcaaatatacgtgtattcaatgtgaatatagtatgacacggtgagtttcaatatctacattcaaacagtatcaaatatacgtgtattcaatgtgaatatagtatgatacagtgagtttcaatatctacattcaaacagcatcaaatatacgtgtattcaatgtgaatatagtgttatagaatcagtttcatgatctacattcaaacagtatcaaatatacgtgtattcaatgtgaatatagtatgatacagtgagtttcaatatctacattcaaacagcatcaaatatacgtgtattcaatgtgaatatagtgttatagaatcagtttcaatgatctacattcaaacagtatcaaatatacgtgtattcaatgtgaatatagtgttatagaatcagtttcatgatctacattcaaacagtatcaaatatacgtgtattcaatgtgaatatagtgttatagaatcagtttcaatatctacattcaaacagtatcaaatatacgtgtattcaatgtgaatatagtatgacacggtgagtttcaatatctacattcaaacagcatcaaatatacgtgtattcaatgtgaatatagtgttatagaatcagtttcatgatctatattcagacagtatcaaatatacgtgtattcaatgtgaatatagtgttatagaatcagtttcaatatctacattcaaacagtatcaaatatacgtgtattcaatgtgaatatagtgttatagaatgagtttcatgatctacattcaaacagtatcaaatatacgtgtattcaatgtgaatatagtattatagaatcagtttcatgatctacattcaaacagcatcaaatatacgtgtattcaatgtgaatatagtgttatagaatcagtttcatgatctacattcaaacagtatcaaatatacgtgtattcaatgtgaatatagtatgatacagtgagtttcaatatctacattcaaacagcatcaaatatacgtgtattcaatgtgaatatagtgttatagaatcagtttcatgatctacattcaaacagtatcaaatatacgtgtattcaatgttaatatagtatgatacagtgagtttcaatatctacattcaaacagcatcaaatatacgtgtattcaatgtgaatatagtatgatacagtgagtttcaatatctacattcaaacagcatcaaatatacgtgtattcaatgtgaatatagtgttatagaatcagtttcatgatctacattcaaacagtatcaaatatacgtgtattcaatgtgaatatagtgttatagaatcagtttcatgatctatattcaaacagtaNNNNNNNNNNNNNNNNNNNNNNNNNNNNNNNNNNNNNNNNNNNNNNNNNNNNNNNNNNNNNNNNNNNNNNNNNNNNNNNNNNNNNNNNNNNNNNNNNNNNAAATCCACCATTAGAAGCCGTTGATGGTAACGACCCGTTGTTGGAAGAACCAGAACCGGAACCAGACGAGCAAATTGATAACGACGAAAATGATCCACAGCGATTGAATCGTGGCGGAGGAAAACGGAAGAGGTGACGCAGTGTGAATTTTACGGCTTTCTGATATCGATTAGGAATTACTTTAACAACGTCTTGGCCGGCGGACCACTCTTCAGCAATGGTTGGTAGATTCTTACGTCAAAAATTGAAGCCAACCGCGTGAAGTACATCCGCGAACATCAGGCAGAACTTCACGTGGCTCAATACGATGGTCTCTTGGACGACATAAACAATCGTGCAGAACGAGACAACTTGACGGTCGGATCATTTCACGTTCTACCATCGAGGTTTCATCGGTAGTCCAAGAGCGATGGAAACAAGCGTACCAAGATGCAATGGCTATCTGCGGAAAATTTGGCAAACCCATATTTTTCTTGACGTTCACCTACAGCCCCAAGTGGAAAGAGATCACGGCCAACATTCCCAGTCATCTGACGTCGTCTGATCGACCCGATATAGTAACAAGTATTTCGACAAAGATGATTGAGTTGGTCAACGACATTGAAAAGCGCCAGGTGTTGGGATTTGCAACTGCACGGATACACGTCGTTGAATTTCAAAAGCGAGGATTGCCCCACTGCACCATGCTTATTTGGATCGACAAGCGTGACGCCCGCTACGGCAGAAGATGTCGATGCAACTATCAGCGCAGAAATTCCAGAAAGAACTACGCATCGAGACTGTATAAAATCGTCATGGCCCACATGGATGTGGGTTAATCAACGATGCTCAAAGTCTTTCCCAAAGCAACACAGCCAAGAGACCATAGTCAACGACAACGGCTATCCTACTTATAGGCGACGAGATACAGGAGTTGTACATTACTTGAAACGAGGACAGATGGATTTCACAGTGGACAACAGATGGGTTGTTCCCTACAACCCTTGGTTATTGCTCAAGTTTGATTCCCACATCAACCTCGAATATTGCGCTTCCATCGTCAGCGTCAAGTACATCTTCAAGTACGTCTACAAAGGGTATGACTGTCTGAAAATAGATCAAAAAGTGGGAACATATCAGCTCGAAGACGGGGACAAACCCAGGGTGGAGTGGGACGAAATAACATCCCATCTTGATACGCGGTACGTCAGCGCCCCAGAAGCTTGTTGGCGAATATTCAAGTTTCCACTTTCTGACCGTTCGCACGCCATCTATCGCCTGGCCGTCCATTTGCCTCGAGAACAGCCCGTCTTTTTCCAGCCAGGAAACGAAATGCAAGCCGCCATGAATGCCGCCTCGAGAGATACCAACCTGACTGCTTACTTCAAGTTGAATTGCATCGATGAAGACGCCCGTCAATATTTCTACAGAGAAATACCCCACCATTACGTTTTCGTCAAGAAAACCAATTCGTGGAAACGTCGGGCGAAAAGGGCGAAGATCATCGGTCGCCTATACACGGTTGGCGTACGGCAAGTTGAACGTTATTGCCTTCGGTTGCTTCTCATCAACGTCAAGGGGCCAACGAGCTTCGAAGATCTTCGAACGATTGACCAGGTTGTCCATCCTACATTCAAAGCTGCAGCAATAGCTTGGAATTTGTTGGAAGATGACATCGCTTGGGCTAGAGCCATGGAAGAAGCGGCAGCATTTCAAATGCCTCTTCAGCTGAGGCAGCTCTTTGTCGACATTTGCCTCTTCTGCAATCCCTCTGACGCTCTGCATCTCTTTGAAACCAACCTGACCCATCTGATGGAAGACTTCATAAACAGCGGACTCGAAGTCAACGTGGCCAAGAATTTGACGTTGAAATGGATTCAGGATAAGTTACGTCTCCACAATCAGACCATGGAAGATCTCTCCTTGCCTATTCCTGATTTCTATCTGATAAACCAAATGATCGATGTTcagatagaagaaaacaacgaaaacacTCGAACAGAAAAGAGAATGATTGGCGAAATGCTGCTGGCTCAACTCAACGACGGGCAACGCGCTGCCTTTAATCAAATAATGGCTGCCGTTAACGATGTCGACAACTTACATCCGCGACAGTATTTTCTGGATGGTCCTGGAGGAACGGGAAAGACTTTTCTCTACAACACCCTCATAACCGTCCTACAAGGCCAAGGAAAGCAAGTCATCGCAGTGGCTTCAACAGGGATCGCATCGACTTTGTTGCTAGACGGGTCAACTTACCATTCTCAATTTAAGATTTACCCTCCAATAACAGAGACGACAAGGTCGAAAATCGAAGAAGGAAGCTACAGTGCGCAAATGATCAGGAACGCCAGCCTTATAATTTCGGACGAAGCTACCATGAAAACCAACCACGCCCTCGACGCGCTCAATCATCTTTTCCAAACCGTCATGAATAATGGTGTTGAACCCTATGGTGGTAAAGTTCTCTTGCTCGGTGGGGATTTTAGGCAGTGCTTGCCCGTTGTGAGACACGGAAACAGAGTCAAAGTCATGGAAGCGACCATCATCAACAACGCTACCTGGCATCTTTTCCGACAGCTTCGATTAGTGCAGAACATGCGCACCGAAGCCAGTAGTCAAGATTTCGCCGATTGGCTTATTCGACTCGGAGACGGATCCTTGCAACAAACACCGCGACTCAATGACCCAGAACTCATCGAAATTCCGCAAGACTTTCTCAACATTCGAACAACTTTGATCGAACACGTATTTGGAAATCCATCGGATCTCTTAAACGAAGGCGTGACTGAACAAATTTGTAACCGAGCTATCTTATGCCCCAAGAACGAAGATTGTCTCAGGATCAACGACAAGATTATTGGAGAGATGCCTGGCGCACTTAAAGTCTGCAAAAGTATTGACACCATCGATTCAGAGGACCCAGAAGAAATATCCAACTACCCTCCAGAAATTTTAAACACCTTCAACGTGTCTGGGTTACCTACGCACCAACTCAAACTGAAAATAGGAGCTATCGTCATTCTCCTAAAGAACATTGACTCGCGACAGGGACTTTGTAACGGCACGAGGCTCATCCTCAAGGCACTCCGCGAGAACCTCATTGTAGCAGAAATCGCGGCCGGGAAACACAAAGGGCACAATGTCTTCCTCCCACGGATGTCCATGTCTCCCACCGACTCTGACTTGCCCTTCAAACTCAAGAGGTTGCAGTTCCCTGTACTTGTGGCTTTTGCCATGACCATAAACAAGTCGCAGGGACAGACCTTCGACCGAGTTGGGATCTACCTTCCGAAAGCCGTTTTTAGCCATGGACAGCTTTACGTTGCATTCTCGCGGGCGACGTCAAGACAAGGTGTCAAGGTTCAGTGCGAAGAAACCGAGAAACAAGGCAAACTGCTTAGAAATCTTCCGCATTCTACggcagaagagaaaaacaaggtATTCACCAAAAACGTTGTTTACAAGGAAGTTCTTCTTTAGTAGTAAGCcgccaaaaaacgaaaaaatcaaCGACCCATTGATATcgacaaacataaaaaagaggaactaAATTCCGCCTCGGTTTACGGACCAAATAAGGAGCACGGGCAGGGCCTTGGGGGCAGTTCCCAAAGGCGCTCAACCGTGAATtgtctatttattttctttgacgaAACAAATGGTAGGCGCACACTATACATGATTGAATAGATgaaaagtgattttttttttctagctgcGAAAGAGGTTCCACTGCCTGCTAAACGGCTTAATCTGCCTCCAGTTAGGGttagcctttttttccctctttccatCGTCTTCCGCCATCAGTACGAATGAAAATCTACGTCACACTCGACTATGGGGGAAAAGGTTTGACTATTTGAAAAGGGTTCAAGTGTCTCCTACTGGGATTaacctttcttttattttcatcaggCGGTTGTTGTACatgaacaagagaaaaacgaaaaataggtagcaaaaatcaaataagaaGACAGAAATCGCTGAAATATACAATACCATAGGGCAGATACTTAAAACTAGACTCTACCTATTACCGTCCTGGGACGGGCCGCCATATACTAGTCTACTCtctttataaaagccaaaggtctatttgtgggtggagtttgtttgtgtatctgtctgtgtgtttgtccgaaaaacctAACGGCGTGAGCACGCAGTGATTGGTTCGTGTGCAGTCACCtgatttttttctacctggaaaaagtttcaactacctgaaaaaaggtttaaactgcctttggctaagcttaaccttttccttcccttttgccATCCGTTTTATTATTGGTCGTATTGACATcacgtgtttctttttctacctggaaaaaggttcgactacctgaaaaaggttcgactacctgaaaaaaggttcgactacctgaaaaaaggttcgacctgcCTACGGCTAAGCTAgctttttcccgttttatgttttccctttttttagtcatttccaatcaccacattccgcattttagcaatCCGTTTTCACCATCATTGACACATTGACGTCAGACGAAATTCAGCTACCAAACGACGTAGACAAAAACGTCCTGCTGTCTTATTTTAACTATGGTAAGCGATTTCTTATACcacaattttttccaaaattcaacatttctgtttgtttcaatataattttcatttaaacaggtgataattcagttgccagtggtttcttttgatgtcTCTTAGCTCTCCCAAAAGTCAGCCATTGGATGTGTTGtactagaaaatgttttttcccTGCTCATTTAAACAGGTAACATCCTACATTCAAATTTGTATAACTTATTTGTAGATATTAGCTTGCAACAAGTTCCATTACCCTCAAGTTAacgttgttcaactttttcaacattgtcCAGTTGAACGGGCTTGGCATTTCtaattcagttttatttttagatggGTCAATGTTTGTGTTGACTAATTGACTGTTGCGTACATTCCAGAACGGCAGTGGCATCACCTGAAgattacaattttctttcactcacatttgatcaacaaaaggcaatgCCACCTTATAGGTGTACAGCACTACTGGTGCACGATAGTAATCTTTTACATAAAGTTTAACAAGACATGTTTGGCTTAAggtattcaacatttatttttcaacaggtACCTCAAACCTGCACAGATAAGCATTCCAAAGGAACCACTTTCCTCAACGAACAGTGTTGAACTTTGTCAACCCATTTCAGGTGAACGAGCTCTGCACTTCCATTTCAGTTCTCCTTCAACAGGTGTTGGTATGGTATGGTAAGCAATAGACTACTGTTTACGTTCACAAAAAGATAGTGTGGCTTCATGTGAATCacacaaattttctaattacagGTGAAGTATTACTTGAGTTGCATTTTGCACATTTCTCAGGCccacttcatttgcaactttgaaagtgaagtaATACGCAAGGATGGATTGTTGTCCGATCAAAAGATATGCCAAACGCACAGGTATTAAACTTTCAAACAAGTCAAGTTTTATTGAAAGCTTTCAGTGATTTTTTGTGCCTCATGGTGCCTCATTGAAGCGGGCATTCAACAAATTCCGCCACACTAAACCAACTGCGCTCaactttttcaatatcttccagGCGAAAGAGCTCGGTATTCTCAGCTGTTAACTGACCAGGGTAACCGATTTCTTTAAGCCAATTTTTTAGAACGCGTTTACAACCAGGTAATAACAGTTTTTAACCAGGTGATAACAGTTATGGGTTTTCCTTGACGTCTGGGCTTGCGAAAAGGGTgccaaaactaaactaaactccTACTAAACTACAACAAACCCGTGAGACTCACAGGTGCAAAGCACTAAACCAGTCACGTATGACTTGAAGCTCTCAGGGTTTATTCGTCAACAGGTAGCTGATTCAAACATGCACGTTTAAGCAATCAACAAGTAATACCCTAATAAACCAACAGAATTCAGTCTTTTCCAACACCTTCCAGATGAAAGGGCTGAGCATTTTTaccttcagttctattttaacgtgcgtttatgttttcttccactgctttgctgttttaatttacCAACAGACAGTGGCTTCATCTAAAATCCTCAAATTTTCCCGTTTATAGGTGAAGCATTCCCTTGAATTGCAATCTGCAAATTTAGGAGAcacgcttcatttgcaactccgAGAGGGAAAAGCAATATTAGGATGGATTGCTGGTCcactaaaagaaatatcatCGGCATAGGTAGATAGCAGCATCAATTAGTCACGTTTTACGTAAGCCTTTCAAtgttcatttgtaattagaaACCTCATTGATACGGGCAGATATTGAGGTTCAACAAGTACTACCATTCTCAACCTATGGTGTGCAACTTTTTCGACACATTTCAGGTAAAGGGCTGTGCATTTCCACATCAGTTCCATTTTAAAGTGTTGTGGTGCTTCTGTTTACCAATTGGCTATTGTATGCGTTTACACAAAGACATAGTGACTTctttgaagatcacaaattttctcacgtttacagatgaggcattcattgatttgcattctgcaaatttcactGGCCAAGTTCATTTGCAACATTGAAAGTGAAGATCTACGCCagaatggactgctgatcgactacaagaaacaacaaactcacaggtgtcaagaattcaaaaagtcatgtttcatttcaagcttTCAGTAGTTACTTATTAACAGGTGCCTCACTGAAACGTGCAGATGTTGGCATGCAGTGAGTTCCACCATCCTCAATCAACAGAGTTTAACTTTGCCAACCCATCCAGGTAAAGGATATACACTTCCGCTTCAGTTCTTTCTCAACATACTTTGTGGTTTTGGTTTACCGTTTGGctgttgtttacgttttcaaaaaatcgtttttttaatttgaagatcacacacgttctcatgtttacagatgaagaattcgttgaattgcatactgcaattttcacaggcacactccatttgcaattttcgaagtgAAGAGCTACGCGAGGACGGACTGTTGATCaactaaaagaaataccaaattCACAGGTGTCAAGCACTCAACAAgtgacattttatttatagctaccTCTGGTTATTTGCTAATAGGTGCCTCACTGAAACGTGGAGAGGTTGGCATTTGACAACTTCCGCTAAATCAAACAACGGCGTTCAACTTTGTCAAACCAGTACATGGGATAGGGCTCTCCATTTCCGTTCCAGTTCagactgatgattaatgaaaacaaatttcaaactcAAAGGTGCAAAGCACTAGACAAATCACCTTTGATTTAAAGCTTTCTGTGTTCATTTGTCAACAGTTGCCTCATGAAAACGTCCAGAttttagcattcaacaagttccACCAACCTCAACCAACAACGTTCAAACCTCAACGTTCAAACCTCAACCAACGGGGATCTGCATTTATcacttcagttctattttaacatgcgttattgttttcattctctatGTGACTGTTGTTAagattaaaaagaagacggtggcttaatctgaagatcacaaattttctcctGTTTACAGGTGAACCAACGAAGCATATGTTTGAGTTGCATCCTGCAAATTTCTGAAGCATACTTTCATTCGCAACtttcaaagtgaaaagctgcgcgaggatggactgctgatcaaccaaaagaaatgtctaACTCGCAGTTTCGAAGCACTCAACAAATCACATTTGACTTAAAGCTTGCAATGTTTATTATTGAACAGGTACCTTATGGAATggaaattgataaaaaataaattaaaaacaaatttaaaaaaaaaaaaaaaaattagctgcatctccagatccattccattttaacaatgatgtTGTAGTTCCATAATAGGACACTGCCTATATTTCAAAACTAATGGCGAttttctgaaatttgcaaactCACTTACAAATTCATATCAACAAGTGACACGTTACATTCATGTGCTCgctgaaaattttacaatcacgctttgttttcaattacacGGCAGAGAAATTAAATCTTCTGGAACTATTATGCCTTCTAGAGAAACGATGTCTTACGTTTGAGGTGCGTATCAACAGTCAACGAGTTAAACATTTAGCTGCAAGCTCTTGACTGTCAACATATCTATTAACAGGGTTCACAATCGAGCAAGTGACAACATCCAgtattctcattttattttcgattattgcagtattgcttcAGGTAACGTTTACGCTCCCGACCACAATTGGCATTTTACAGTGGATCTCGGAAATTGTTCGCCTACGAGAAGGGGACATGTTAAACTTCAATGAGTACGATTTCTAAATAGAagcttttgcaatttcatcagcgtaatgctaaatcaACGTTGTTGACCAACTGACGACTGATCGTTCGTTTGCCGATTCGTTCTTGGCCCATCATCAGATAACAACGAACAAGTTGTGTAAGAATTTATTacagaaaagaagtaaaaacttCAACTGACTCTGGctaggcttaacattttgctttctccTTTTCCGTCCCTCTTACCATTGGTCGAATAGGAACCGCATGACATTCAAATACCTGGAGTAAGGTTCGAAAACCTGAacaaatttccaactgccaccggcaagagttcaacatttatttttcgaactTAAAAGGACTGGAATAAAATTGCAGTCAGTATGAAAAAGCAGACGGATGGCAAATCGTGAGCCGAGGgtggaagaaggggggggagCTGCATGCAGGGAGAAAACGAGAGCAGACACTTAATACTAGACTTCACCTATTACCATCCTGGGACGGTACGCCATATACtagtcagtttcatgatctacattcaaacagtatcaaatatacgtgtattcaatgtgaatatagtgttatagaatcagtttcatgatctacattcaaacagtatcaaatatacatgtattcaatgtgaatatagtgtgatacagtgagtttcaatattgtcgcgaggggaaaTAGTGACGTGattgtcatttctgaaaagacgtgacaaccaacgtttgGCGTGGCGTACAATGCAGCTCTCTTGAAAAGGATGCTGCAACACGCCAATAATTAGTAAAAGATAGTTATCCCTAGAATTcatgtaaccctagagatggggcgtatattcTTCACgaagggtataaaagcccctacatttttagccctaagttagttcttgtCAGTTCTGAAGTTCTTAAAGTTCCCTTCaagttctcctacagttctcttcacgttcgaAGTTAAGTAGAAAAGTGGTTATTCTTTATGTTTgctatgttttgtattttccccttttaaattcaatacaattcattaacaaagtaaactccagtgtgacaattggtggagatgcagctcgttacccgttgttaacgaattagtgctgctttaaagatagtcgatgcagaagaagaatagctcACGTTTACCTAGTTGCCCCCGGGATCCAAGTAGACGATTGCACCCGCTTCGTGACTTGCCCACCGCGCTGTCTGGTAACGAGACCACAGCAACTAACGAGGCACAAGATTCAGAAATTTCTACGTCAAGAGAAGATTTAGCGACGTCATCTACAGAGACGACTCGCCAGAGAGGGTTTGAAAATCTCGCAAGACAGTTAGAATCAAGTTCTGACtctgaagaagatttaatagaacccACGCACCCGGTTGTTCCTACGATAGGACAACACATTTTTGGAGCTCCaagacaattgcaagaaacagtcatggcggctgtaagaaaattcataagtccacctatttttcgaggtagcccaacggaagacgctcgtcaatggttagagcgctacgagaCTATCTCTACCCACAATGGTTGGGGTGACGCGGACAAACGTAATAATTTTTGCATGTACTTGGATGATGCTGCAAGAAATTGGTTCTTGTGTGCAAGAGTGCCAAACGACTGGCAAGATGTGGCAGCACAGCCGGCTGCCGGAGAAAATCAAGCAAGACCTGCAGTTCCCGGTCTACGTTcggtatttttgaaagaatttcagcctAATTCTTATGGTCTTTTCCAAGAAACTAGACTAAGAAGTAGAACTCAAGGAGTGGATGAACCGACCACCAGATactactacgaaattcttaaTCTATGCAGACTGGTCGACTCCAACATGTCGGAAGTCCACCGACTAGAGCATTTGTTTAGAGGCCTTCGACCAgcactttttagaaaaatctatCCTCAGAAGCCACAAACGTGTGAAGAATTCTTAGAACTGGCAAAAGTCTATACGGAGAAATCGATGATGTCAGAAGCCAGAGGATGGAAGGATCCCATGGCGGAACCACAAAAGTCGTTTGAACAAGTTCCAAACCTTTCGGTGGTCTATCCGGATCAACAAGCGGATCTTTTAAAGACAATGCGTGAAGTAattcaagaaacttgtgaaAAGTTGTTTAAACAAGGCAGTCAAGAGCAACCGAAACCAAGAGGGCCGTTTAAACCTAAAGGACGCACAACACGCGGTAAGCCACAGTgcttttactgtaaaaaagCAGGACACATTGCCCGAAACTGTGTTTCAGAAACCCTGAATCTGAGCAGTATAGGGGCCCAGCGAAGGACGCTGGGACAGGCACAACTTCAAAAGAGAATCCATCTATAAACTCAATGGTTCAAGAGTTGGTGTtgccagaagaaaacaaaaatgggccAGAAGACTACATTTTGAATCTAAACCCTGCAAgattgattaaagaaaaagtgaagtgcGGTAAAGAAACTGCAATGGCGTTGATTGATACAGGAGCTGCAGTGACAGTAATTTCTCCtgaattattgaaaaaaacagagtTCGTGGAAAAACCACAGAGTGGACCGAAAATTCGCCTTGTAAATGGCCATACTCTGTCCCCACAGAGTACAGCTGACATCGTAGTAACCCACAAGGGTAAAACTATCAAAGGAAACGCGATAGTCATGCCAATGTCGGGTTTTGAACTACTActa
Encoded proteins:
- the LOC130699203 gene encoding uncharacterized protein LOC130699203 yields the protein MDFTVDNRWVVPYNPWLLLKFDSHINLEYCASIVSVKYIFKYVYKGYDCLKIDQKVGTYQLEDGDKPRVEWDEITSHLDTRYVSAPEACWRIFKFPLSDRSHAIYRLAVHLPREQPVFFQPGNEMQAAMNAASRDTNLTAYFKLNCIDEDARQYFYREIPHHYVFVKKTNSWKRRAKRAKIIGRLYTVGVRQVERYCLRLLLINVKGPTSFEDLRTIDQVVHPTFKAAAIAWNLLEDDIAWARAMEEAAAFQMPLQLRQLFVDICLFCNPSDALHLFETNLTHLMEDFINSGLEVNVAKNLTLKWIQDKLRLHNQTMEDLSLPIPDFYLINQMIDVQIEENNENTRTEKRMIGEMLLAQLNDGQRAAFNQIMAAVNDVDNLHPRQYFLDGPGGTGKTFLYNTLITVLQGQGKQVIAVASTGIASTLLLDGSTYHSQFKIYPPITETTRSKIEEGSYSAQMIRNASLIISDEATMKTNHALDALNHLFQTVMNNGVEPYGGKVLLLGGDFRQCLPVVRHGNRVKVMEATIINNATWHLFRQLRLVQNMRTEASSQDFADWLIRLGDGSLQQTPRLNDPELIEIPQDFLNIRTTLIEHVFGNPSDLLNEGVTEQICNRAILCPKNEDCLRINDKIIGEMPGALKVCKSIDTIDSEDPEEISNYPPEILNTFNVSGLPTHQLKLKIGAIVILLKNIDSRQGLCNGTRLILKALRENLIVAEIAAGKHKGHNVFLPRMSMSPTDSDLPFKLKRLQFPVLVAFAMTINKSQGQTFDRVGIYLPKAVFSHGQLYVAFSRATSRQGVKVQCEETEKQGKLLRNLPHSTAEEKNKVFTKNVVYKEVLL